GGAAGCCGGGTGCCGCCCAGGTGGACCACCGCCAGATGCACATCCGGGTAGCGCCGGGCGATCTCATGGATGCCCCGGAACATCAGCGTGTCGCCGGTGATGTAGACCCGCAGCCGTGGAGGCTCCCCGGGCGCGCCGAAGTCCAGCAGGCTCCCCATCACCGGTGGCAGCAGCCGCTGCCACCGGCCGGGGGCGTGTCTGCCGGGCAGCGCGGTGATCCGGACCTGGCTGCGGTCGTTCACCAGGACGTGATCGTGCCAGGTGGGCAGCCCGGTCGCGCGGCTGAACCCATGGACGCCCTGAAGCCGCCGGGAGGCGTGCGGAGTGGTGATGATGGGCAGCGAGCGGTCCAGCTGCCGGCGCGCCACCCGGTCCCAGTGGTCGCCGTGCAGATGCGAGAGCACCACGGCGTCCAGGTCGGACGGGATCTCCGAGACGGTCAGGGCGGGCTCGGCCAGCCGCCGGGACATCAGCCCCTTGCCCAGATAGGCGTACTGGCCCCGGTGCAGGAAGTTGGGGTCGGTGAGCAGCGTCAGCGTGCCGTAGCGGATGAGGAGCGTGGCATTGCCGACGAAGAGGAGCTCGGCGGCGCCGTCCGGGGGAGGAGCGGGAGGGGGCACGTTCCGGCCAGGAGCGGGAGGAGTCATGTGCCGACCACCGCCTCCCGCGGTTCCGTCCGGCCGGGGCTGAACATCGTGGTGGCCGCGGCCTCGTGCAGCGACGCCAGCGTCGCGCGCTGCCGCCGCGCCCGGTCCAACAGC
This genomic interval from Streptomyces asiaticus contains the following:
- a CDS encoding MBL fold metallo-hydrolase, which codes for MTPPAPGRNVPPPAPPPDGAAELLFVGNATLLIRYGTLTLLTDPNFLHRGQYAYLGKGLMSRRLAEPALTVSEIPSDLDAVVLSHLHGDHWDRVARRQLDRSLPIITTPHASRRLQGVHGFSRATGLPTWHDHVLVNDRSQVRITALPGRHAPGRWQRLLPPVMGSLLDFGAPGEPPRLRVYITGDTLMFRGIHEIARRYPDVHLAVVHLGGTRLPGGLIVTMDALQGAGLVRVVRPERVLPVHYDDYAAFSSPLSAFLAETRDPDFPSEVVHCPRGERVTVNAQGVLQAP